A section of the Pochonia chlamydosporia 170 chromosome 2, whole genome shotgun sequence genome encodes:
- a CDS encoding short-chain dehydrogenase reductase sdr (similar to Colletotrichum gloeosporioides Nara gc5 XP_007282102.1) produces MSNSLQTSAKYLQSLFGLAGKVAVVTGGSSGIGREMATALGKAGASIVLIARRTEPLQEASRHLTSLGIRVTAFPIDVRETEAIRSSVLADHGVPDILVNAAGFNPRPPLEQLTQKQWDDILAVNLTAPFALGQAFGPGMAQRGSGRIINVASQQAFRAFGNSGAYGPSKAGLVALTRSQAEAWSAKGVLCNAVVPGLVETPMTQAVLADAEKARMHATRTMIGRNGVPEDFGGIAIYLASQASNAVTGQVIFVDGGYSST; encoded by the coding sequence ATGAGTAACAGTCTCCAAACAAGTGCCAAATATCTCCAGTCACTGTTTGGGCTCGCCGGCAAGGTGGCCGTAGTGACTGGCGGAAGTTCTGGCATTGGGAGAGAGATGGCCACTGCCCTTGGCAAAGCTGGAGCATCGATTGTTCTTATTGCGCGGCGCACCGAACCTTTGCAGGAAGCTTCCAGGCATCTGACAAGTCTTGGGATCCGGGTCACAGCTTTTCCTATTGACGTCCGCGAAACGGAAGCCATTCGAAGTTCGGTTCTCGCAGACCACGGCGTCCCTGACATTCTCGTCAATGCTGCTGGGTTTAATCCTCGTCCACCGCTGGAACAACTTACCCAGAAGCAGTGGGACGATATTCTTGCTGTCAATTTGACTGCTCCGTTTGCACTTGGGCAGGCATTTGGGCCTGGGATGGCGCAAAGAGGTAGTGGGAGGATCATCAATGTCGCAAGCCAGCAGGCCTTTCGCGCATTCGGTAACAGCGGCGCTTACGGGCCATCCAAGGCTGGACTTGTTGCTTTGACGAGGTCTCAGGCTGAAGCGTGGTCTGCAAAGGGAGTCCTTTGCAATGCGGTTGTGCCGGGGCTTGTTGAAACACCAATGACCCAAGCTGTTCTCGCTGACGCTGAGAAAGCCAGGATGCACGCGACGCGGACAATGATAGGAAGAAACGGCGTACCTGAAGATTTTGGTGGCATAGCTATATATCTTGCTAGCCAGGCAAGCAACGCCGTCACAGGTCAGGTAATTTTTGTCGATGGAGGCTATTCGTCAACCTGA